Below is a genomic region from Bacillus mycoides.
CGCAGTATCTGCAGTAATCGCATTATTACATGATGCATTCGTTATGATTGTTGTATTTAGTCTTTTCCAGATAGAGGTAGACTTAACGTTTATCGCTGCGGTATTAACGATTATTGGTTACTCTATCAATGACTCGATTGTTACGTTTGATAGAAACCGTGAGTTATACAAACAGAAAAAACGAGTTCGCGACATAAAAGATTTAGAAGAAATCGTAAACTCAAGTATTCGTCAAACAATTGGTCGTTCAATTAATACAGTGTTAACAGTGTTATTCCCAGTAATCACACTACTTATTTTCGGTAGTGAATCACTGCGTAACTTCTCACTTGCATTATTAATTGGATTAGTTGTAGGTACGTACTCTTCTATTTTCGTTGCTTCTCAAATTTGGTTAATGCTTGAAAACCGTCGTTTGAAAAAGGGCAAAAACAAGAAGAAGGTTGAGAAAGAAGAACCTGAACCGCAAGTATAAAAAAGATGATGTCTCATTATGAGGCATCTCTTTTTTCGTTTGTGGATACAATAAGATAGCAACTTTTGAAAGAATGAAATGGAATAAAGTGGTGATGTTATCGCTGATTTTGTTAAAATAAAGTGAAACTTTAATAAGTGGGGGTTTTGTTCATCCCTACTTATTATTAGCCCTCACCAATCGGGCTTTTACGGGCAGTTGATCTCCCACCTAACTTCCTTGTATTTGCCGGATTTTGAGGTGGGGGGCTTACTGCCCGCAAATAGCGGGATAAAAAGATAGGTTAAGAAAAGAAGGGATTTCAATTATGGAAAAAGATGAACGTTTTAAACAGGCCGAGTTTGGTGCTATTGTCGGAATCGTTGGTAATATTATATTAGCGATTGTAAAAGCGGTAATTGGTTATATTGGAAACAGTAAGGCACTTTTAGCGGATGCAGTGCATTCTGGATCAGATGTAATTGGCTCGTTAGCTGTACTTTTTGGATTACGAGCGGCAAAGCAACCGCCTGATGAAGATCATCCGTATGGTCATGGTAAAGCGGAATCGATTTCAGCGATTATTGTTGCGGTATTATTATTTATTGTTGGAATAGAGATAGCGATTTCGTCTATAAAAGCTTTTTCACAAGATTTGGAACCACCAAAAGGAATTACGATTTTTGCAGTTATTCTTTCGATTGTAGTGAAAGAAGGGATGTTTCAGTATAAATATCGATTAGGGAAGAGGATAAATAGTGCTGCAATTATTGCAAATGCATATGAACATCGTTCGGATGTGTTTTCTTCAATTGCAGCTTTAATCGGCATTTGTGCAGCTATTATCGGCGGTAAGTTAGGTATAGATTGGCTTGTATATGCCGATCCAATTGCGGGATTATTTGTTTCAATTCTCGTTGCTAAGATGGCATGGAGTATTGGAGCAGAAGCTATTCATGCAACGCTCGATCATGTTCTGCATGAAGAAGATGTTGTTCCGCTTAGGGAGGCAGTTTTTCAAGTGGAAGGTGTGAAAAAAATCGGCTCTTTATATGCAAGAGAACATGGCCACTATGTTATTGTCGATATTAAAGTATCTGTAGATCCATATATCACTGTAGAAGAAGGGCACCGCATCGGAAAACATGTAAAAGAAAAACTTATGAAACAAGATAACGTACAAAACGTTTTTGTACATATTAATCCGTATTCTCCAAATTAAACATAACAGATATTTAATTATATAGATATCGAATCGTAGTTTGCATTATATTGTCACCCCTTAATCTGTCTTGTATAATGGATAGGTTAAGGGGTGATTTCGTGTTACAACCGAAGACGCGTTGGAAAGAAAAAGAATATAATGAGGAACTAGTGAGTGAATTAGCAAATAAATTGCAACTATCACCTCTTGTGACTTCATTATTTCTTGGCAGAGGCTTAAATACAGAAGATAAGATTGCAGACTTTTTAAATACAGCAGATCAAGAATTTCATGATCCATTTTTACTTGAAGGAATGGATCGGACTGTAGAACGTGTGAAAAAAGCTATTGAAAATGGAGAACAAATATTAATATTTGGCGATTACGATGCGGACGGAGTAAGTAGTACGACTGTGTTATATCTTGCTCTCAAAGAATTAGGTGCAGAAGTAGAGTTTTATATTCCAAATCGTTTTACTGAAGGCTATGGGCCAAATGAAGAAGCGTTTCGTTGGGCGCACAGTGCAGGGTTCTCACTAATTATTACTGTCGATACTGGTATCGCAGCGGTACATGAAGCGAAGGTAGCGAAGGAACTTGGAATAGATCTTATTATTACAGATCATCATGAGCCACCACCAGAATTACCAGAGGCACTTGCGATTATTCACCCGAAATTAGAAGGCGGTGTTTATCCGTTTCATTATTTAGCGGGTGTTGGTGTTGCATTTAAAGTTGCACATGCACTTTTGGGCCGTGTGCCAGAGCATTTGTTGGAAATTGCAGTAATCGGTACGGTAGCCGATTTAGTATCGCTTCATGGTGAAAATAGATTGTTAGTACAGCGTGGACTGAAGCATATGCGAATGACTCGGAATATCGGTTTAAAGGCGTTATTTAAAGTTGCTAACGTTTCGCAAAGCGAAATTACAGAAGAAAGCATCGGGTTCGCACTCGCACCTCGTATTAATGCAGTTGGTCGTTTGGAAGATGCAACACCTGCTGTACACCTTTTATTATCAGAAGATCCAGAGGAAGCGAAAGAGCTAGCTGAAGAAATTGATGAGCTGAACAAACTTCGAAAAGATATTGTAAAGCAAATTACTGAAGAAGCTATCGCTGAAGTCGAAAATAATTTCCCGCCAGAAGAAAATAAAGTATTAGTCCTTGCAAAAGAAGGTTGGAATCCAGGGGTAATTGGAATTGTCGCTTCTAAGTTAGTTGAACGTTTTTATCGTCCAACGATTGTATTAAGCATTGATCCTCATAAAGAAACAGCAAAGGGATCGGCTCGTAGTATTGCAGGATTTGATTTGTTTGCAAACCTTTCAGATTGCCGTGAATTGTTACCGCATTTCGGAGGTCATCCGATGGCAGCGGGAATGACGCTTAATATGAATGATGTGGATGAATTAAGACGCAGGTTAAATGAGCAAGCAGATGTAATTTTAACAGCAGAAGATTTTATTCCGATTACAGCAGTGGATGCATTTTGTAAAGTAGAGGATGTAACGCTTGCCGCGATTGAGGATATGCAAAAGTTAGCGCCATTTGGCGTAGGAAATCCGAAACCGCGTATTGCGGTGAAAGATGCCGAATTAGAAAGTATCCGTGCAATTGGATCTGATGGTTCGCATTTAAAAATGGCTCTTCGTGATGGACAAGCAACACTGGACACGATTGGATTTGGATTTGGTACTTATGCGAAAGAAATCTCTCCAGTTGCGAAGGTTTCTGTAGTAGGAGAAGTGTCCATTAATGAATGGAATAACTTTAAAAAGCCGCAATTAATGGTGCAAGATATTGCTGTAGAGGCATGGCAATTATTTGACTGGCGTAGTATGCGTAATGTAGAAGCAAATTTAGCAGAACTTCCGAAAGAAAAAATAACATTGGTGTATTTTTCTGAAGAGGTATTGAATAAATTTTCTTTAGAAGGCTATAAAGAACAGCTCGTGCATGCATCAGAGGTAGCTCATTTTGATGATCAATACATTGTGCTACTTGATTTGCCGAAAGGAACAGATGAATTAGGTGATGTATTTAAGGCTGGATTCCCAGCTCGAATTTACACGCTATTTTATCAAGAGAATAATCATTTATTTAGTACGGTCCCAACGAGGGAACATTTTAAATGGTACTATTCTTTCTTAAGCCAAAAAACACCATTTTCTTTAAGGCAATATGGGGAACAACTGTGTCGTCATAAAGGTTGGTCAAAAGATACAGTAAATTTCATGACACAGGTGTTTTTTGAGTTAGAATTTGTTACAATAAAAGACGGTGTCATTTTTATGGCAGACAAAAAACAAAAGCGTGATTTAATTGAATCGAACACATATCGTGAGAAAATGAACCACTTACAATTAGAGAAAGAATTGGTTTATAGCACATATCAGCAACTATATACATGGTTTGAAACGATTCGTGATCATAAATAAGTAGAACAGTTAGGGTAAAGGATTTGTATTTACAAACCTTTTATATCTGAGGAGGATTCAGAAATATGGATTTCAAGCAACATATCGCAATTGTACCAGATTATCCGAAAGAAGGTATTGTGTTTAAAGACATTACACCTTTAATGAACGACGGAAAAGCATATAAAGCAGCAACAGATGCAATCGTTGAG
It encodes:
- a CDS encoding cation diffusion facilitator family transporter codes for the protein MEKDERFKQAEFGAIVGIVGNIILAIVKAVIGYIGNSKALLADAVHSGSDVIGSLAVLFGLRAAKQPPDEDHPYGHGKAESISAIIVAVLLFIVGIEIAISSIKAFSQDLEPPKGITIFAVILSIVVKEGMFQYKYRLGKRINSAAIIANAYEHRSDVFSSIAALIGICAAIIGGKLGIDWLVYADPIAGLFVSILVAKMAWSIGAEAIHATLDHVLHEEDVVPLREAVFQVEGVKKIGSLYAREHGHYVIVDIKVSVDPYITVEEGHRIGKHVKEKLMKQDNVQNVFVHINPYSPN
- the recJ gene encoding single-stranded-DNA-specific exonuclease RecJ; translated protein: MLQPKTRWKEKEYNEELVSELANKLQLSPLVTSLFLGRGLNTEDKIADFLNTADQEFHDPFLLEGMDRTVERVKKAIENGEQILIFGDYDADGVSSTTVLYLALKELGAEVEFYIPNRFTEGYGPNEEAFRWAHSAGFSLIITVDTGIAAVHEAKVAKELGIDLIITDHHEPPPELPEALAIIHPKLEGGVYPFHYLAGVGVAFKVAHALLGRVPEHLLEIAVIGTVADLVSLHGENRLLVQRGLKHMRMTRNIGLKALFKVANVSQSEITEESIGFALAPRINAVGRLEDATPAVHLLLSEDPEEAKELAEEIDELNKLRKDIVKQITEEAIAEVENNFPPEENKVLVLAKEGWNPGVIGIVASKLVERFYRPTIVLSIDPHKETAKGSARSIAGFDLFANLSDCRELLPHFGGHPMAAGMTLNMNDVDELRRRLNEQADVILTAEDFIPITAVDAFCKVEDVTLAAIEDMQKLAPFGVGNPKPRIAVKDAELESIRAIGSDGSHLKMALRDGQATLDTIGFGFGTYAKEISPVAKVSVVGEVSINEWNNFKKPQLMVQDIAVEAWQLFDWRSMRNVEANLAELPKEKITLVYFSEEVLNKFSLEGYKEQLVHASEVAHFDDQYIVLLDLPKGTDELGDVFKAGFPARIYTLFYQENNHLFSTVPTREHFKWYYSFLSQKTPFSLRQYGEQLCRHKGWSKDTVNFMTQVFFELEFVTIKDGVIFMADKKQKRDLIESNTYREKMNHLQLEKELVYSTYQQLYTWFETIRDHK